The Vanessa atalanta chromosome 2, ilVanAtal1.2, whole genome shotgun sequence genome has a segment encoding these proteins:
- the LOC125072576 gene encoding protein obstructor-E isoform X2, which yields MNSRCLLVLAAALGVAVAQESFKCPDDFGFYPHHISCDKYWKCDNGVAELKTCGNGLAFDASDSKYLTENCDYLHNVECGERTQLEPPISTPHCTRLYGIFADNAKCDVFWNCWNGEASRYQCSPGLAYDREARVCMWADQVPECKNEEVANGFSCPAPGEVSNAGSFSRHAHPEDCRKYYICLEGVAREYGCPIGTVFKIGDADGTGNCEDPEDVPGCEDYYGDVDLKALKKLGF from the exons ATGAATTCACGGTGTTTATTAGTGCTAGCAGCCGCCCTCGGCGTGG cTGTTGCCCAAGAATCCTTCAAATGTCCCGATGACTTCGGCTTCTACCCTCACCACATCTCTTGTGACAAATACTGGAAGTGTGACAACGGCGTCGCTGAACTGAAGACTTGCGGTAATGGGCTCGCCTTCGATGCTTCTGACTCCAAGTATTTGACTGAAAACTGTGACTACCTCCACAATGTCGAGTGCGGCGAGAGGACACAACTTG AGCCCCCAATCTCAACTCCCCACTGCACGCGGTTATACGGTATCTTCGCTGACAATGCCAAGTGTGACGTTTTCTGGAACTGCTGGAACGGTGAAGCTTCCCGCTACCAGTGCAGTCCTGGACTCGCTTACGACAGAGAAGCCCGTGTGTGCATGTGGGCTGACCAGGTCCCTGAGTGCAAGAACGAAG AAGTAGCAAACGGTTTCTCTTGCCCCGCCCCTGGTGAGGTTTCCAACGCTGGATCTTTCAGTCGTCATGCCCACCCCGAAGATTGCCGCAAATACTACATCTGTCTTGAGGGAGTAGCCCGTGAATACGGTTGCCCGATCGGAACCGTCTTCAAAATCGGTGATGCTGATGGTACTGGTAACTGCGAAGACCCCGAAGATGTTCCCGGATG CGAAGATTACTACGGTGACGTCGACTTGAAGGCCCTCAAGAAGTTGGGATTCTGA
- the LOC125072576 gene encoding protein obstructor-E isoform X1, with product MNSRCLLVLAAALGVAVAQESFKCPDDFGFYPHHISCDKYWKCDNGVAELKTCGNGLAFDASDSKYLTENCDYLHNVECGERTQLEPPISTPHCTRLYGIFADNAKCDVFWNCWNGEASRYQCSPGLAYDREARVCMWADQVPECKNEEVANGFSCPAPGEVSNAGSFSRHAHPEDCRKYYICLEGVAREYGCPIGTVFKIGDADGTGNCEDPEDVPGCEDYYGDLDLKSIRKSELLAGLQSSGAHSTQPKIKPRPQKEN from the exons ATGAATTCACGGTGTTTATTAGTGCTAGCAGCCGCCCTCGGCGTGG cTGTTGCCCAAGAATCCTTCAAATGTCCCGATGACTTCGGCTTCTACCCTCACCACATCTCTTGTGACAAATACTGGAAGTGTGACAACGGCGTCGCTGAACTGAAGACTTGCGGTAATGGGCTCGCCTTCGATGCTTCTGACTCCAAGTATTTGACTGAAAACTGTGACTACCTCCACAATGTCGAGTGCGGCGAGAGGACACAACTTG AGCCCCCAATCTCAACTCCCCACTGCACGCGGTTATACGGTATCTTCGCTGACAATGCCAAGTGTGACGTTTTCTGGAACTGCTGGAACGGTGAAGCTTCCCGCTACCAGTGCAGTCCTGGACTCGCTTACGACAGAGAAGCCCGTGTGTGCATGTGGGCTGACCAGGTCCCTGAGTGCAAGAACGAAG AAGTAGCAAACGGTTTCTCTTGCCCCGCCCCTGGTGAGGTTTCCAACGCTGGATCTTTCAGTCGTCATGCCCACCCCGAAGATTGCCGCAAATACTACATCTGTCTTGAGGGAGTAGCCCGTGAATACGGTTGCCCGATCGGAACCGTCTTCAAAATCGGTGATGCTGATGGTACTGGTAACTGCGAAGACCCCGAAGATGTTCCCGGATG CGAGGACTACTACGGCGATTTGGATCTGAAGTCAATCCGCAAGAGCGAACTGCTCGCCGGCCTCCAGAGCAGCGGAGCACACTCCACCCAGCCCAAGATCAAACCTCGCCCccaaaaagaaaactaa
- the LOC125069522 gene encoding lipase 1-like encodes MLISYALPDNRQLKMALGFYEDTYLNFTELTNKYGYRSEEHTVATEDGYLLTVFRILPQCNQRQRFPVILAHGIYDSSDAWIITGPKTGLGYILSNNCYDVWAANLRGNVYSRKHIRLDPNKDSDYWEFSFDEIGRFDLPAIIDYVLGVTEQSKTYYVGHSQGTTDFFVMGSMRPEYNNKIQLSVQLAPVAWMKNLRSVIPKIIARQTKNIKDFLYAAGFRELFAKQQFIHAISEILCQYFPQEICGTALTVATGYIRGSITSKNLAVVIGHLLVGVSVKTLAHFGQLIVSEKFQRFDEGKEINIKTYGTVTPPQYNVSLITSPVVLVCAENDWLSSLRDINILNSRLPNVVEKYIVPEPTWSHNNHVWGINATEYVFDRILNYFEKFNT; translated from the coding sequence ATGCTGATTTCCTACGCACTCCCCGACAACAGACAATTGAAGATGGCGTTGGGATTTTATGAAGACACTTACTTAAATTTCACTGAACTAACCAATAAATACGGATACAGGTCAGAGGAACACACAGTGGCTACAGAAGACGGTTATCTGTTGACCGTTTTCAGGATACTCCCGCAATGTAATCAAAGACAAAGATTTCCTGTTATTCTAGCACATGGCATATATGATAGTTCCGATGCGTGGATAATCACCGGTCCAAAAACAGGACTTGGTTATATTTTGTCAAACAATTGTTACGACGTTTGGGCTGCTAATCTCAGGGGTAACGTTTACTCACGAAAGCACATACGGCTAGACCCAAATAAGGATTCAGACTATTGGGAATTTTCGTTCGATGAAATTGGTCGTTTCGATTTACCAGCTATTATTGACTACGTATTAGGTGTAACAGAGCAATCGAAGACCTATTACGTCGGTCACTCTCAAGGTACGACTGACTTTTTCGTGATGGGATCAATGAGACctgaatacaataacaaaatccaACTCTCTGTTCAATTAGCTCCCGTCGCGTGGATGAAAAACTTGAGGAGTGTAATACCAAAAATAATCGCTCGCCAAACGAAGAACATCAAAGATTTTCTTTATGCTGCAGGATTCAGAGAGTTGTTTGCTAAGCAACAGTTTATACATGCTATATCAGAAATACTATGTCAATATTTTCCGCAAGAAATCTGCGGTACGGCATTAACTGTGGCAACAGGTTACATTCGAGGAAGCATAACATCGAAGAATTTGGCAGTCGTTATTGGTCATCTTTTAGTCGGTGTGTCAGTTAAAACGCTAGCTCATTTTGGTCAATTAATTGTTTCAGAAAAATTCCAACGTTTCGATGAAGGTAAagaaatcaatatcaaaacgtATGGCACAGTAACACCTCCGCAATATAATGTATCTCTAATCACATCTCCTGTAGTACTGGTTTGTGCTGAAAACGATTGGCTATCGAGTCTAAGAGATAtcaatattttgaattcaaGATTACCCAACGTAGTTGAAAAGTATATAGTTCCTGAGCCTACGTGGAGTCACAATAATCATGTGTGGGGCATTAATGCGACGGAATATGTTTTTGACAGGATTTTAAATTACTTCGAAAAATTTAACActtga